A genomic region of Arachis stenosperma cultivar V10309 chromosome 9, arast.V10309.gnm1.PFL2, whole genome shotgun sequence contains the following coding sequences:
- the LOC130950460 gene encoding type IV inositol polyphosphate 5-phosphatase 3-like, translated as MKQRSTNNPQAFWGSVVMRKWLNMGTNQTDYTADDPDDQNDPDSDSDSDSDSDSPHSHTNQDFIPRLRRQKSLTSRAQYINNKELRICVGTWNVGGEAPPDDLDIDDWLCINHPADIYVLGFQEIVPLNPGNIFGAEDTRRAPKWENIIRETLNRVRPPATKMKSFSDPPSPSRFKPTADIPDVAEEILLEESDSDIGEEVHPFNEEGGNNVGDIATEESITNADSDLQSQIPSYPRKLSRLNCFRNEDSPMEENINMDTSIGLSWPEQPMHLQPQKVLNKSKTLKTFKSFKTMKSFRTYGSFKPTTMMDDIGLLGEIDLEALMRRKRRSSYVRIVSKQMVGIFITIWVRRNLRKHIQNLKVSTVGVGVMGYIGNKGSISISMSIYQTLFCFICTHLTAGEKEGDELRRNADVREIHHRTHFHSLSDIQLPMDILDHERVIWLGDLNYRINLSYEKTRDLISKKQWSKLFEKDQLAKEMEKGVFEGWSEGQLNFAPTYKYEANSDKYYGEDPKIGRRVPSWCDRILSYGSGLRLLSYRREEIKLSDHRPVTATYMAEVEVFSPRKLQKALTFTDAEIENAEVFNNLANWNI; from the exons ATGAAGCAACGGTCAACCAACAATCCACAG GCTTTCTGGGGAAGCGTGGTGATGCGCAAATGGCTTAATATGGGAACTAATCAAACTGATTACACTGCTGATGACCCTGATGACCAGAATGAtcctgattctgattctgattctgattctgattctgattctcCTCATTCTCATACTAATCAAg ATTTTATTCCAAGATTAAGGAGGCAAAAGTCATTAACTTCCAGGGCTCAGTACATAAACAACAAGGAACTCAG AATATGTGTTGGGACATGGAATGTTGGAGGAGAAGCTCCACCTGATGATTTAGAcattgatgattggttatgcaTCAACCACCCTGCTGATATCTATGTTCTTGG TTTTCAAGAGATTGTACCTTTGAACCCTGGCAATATCTTTGGTGCTGAAGACACTCGGCGCGCGCCAAAATGGGAAAACATCATCAGAGAAACACTTAACAGAGTTAGGCCTCCGGCAACTAAGATGAAATCCTTCAGTGATCCTCCCTCCCCCTCCAGATTCAAGCCAACGGCCGACATCCCGGATGTAGCAGAAGAGATTCTACTTGAGGAAAGTGACAGTGACATTGGTGAAGAAGTTCATCCATTCAATGAAGAAGGAGGCAACAATGTTGGTGACATTGCCACAGAAGAATCCATCACAAATGCTGATTCTGATTTGCAAAGCCAGATACCTTCTTACCCAAGAAAGCTGAGCAGGCTGAACTGTTTTCGCAACGAAGACTCGCCCATGGAGGAAAACATAAACATGGACACATCAATTGGATTGAGTTGGCCAGAGCAACCAATGCATCTGCAGCCACAGAAAGTGTTGAACAAATCAAAGACTTTGAAAACTTTCAAGTCATTTAAGACAATGAAGTCTTTCAGAACTTATGGTTCTTTCAAACCAACCACCATGATGGATGACATAGGTTTGCTTGGTGAGATTGATCTTGAAGCATTGATGAGGAGGAAGAGAAGATCATCCTATGTAAGAATAGTGAGCAAACAGATGGTTGGAATCTTCATCACCATCTGGGTTCGGAGGAATCTGAGGAAACACATTCAGAATTTGAAGGTTTCAACAGTTGGAGTTGGTGTTATGGGATACATTGGTAACAAG GGTTCAATATCTATCAGCATGTCCATATATCAAACATTGTTTTGTTTTATATGCACACATCTGACTGCTGGTGAGAAAGAAGGGGATGAACTCAGAAGGAATGCTGATGTGCGTGAGATTCATCACAGAACTCATTTTCATTCACTTTCTGATATTCAACTTCCTATGGATATTCTTGATCATGA GAGAGTAATTTGGTTGGGCGATCTGAATTACCGAATCAATTTGTCATATGAGAAAACAAGAGATCTTATCTCAAAAAAACAGTGGTCAAAATTATTTGAGAAAGACCAG CTGGCGAAAGAAATGGAGAAGGGTGTCTTTGAAGGATGGTCAGAAGGACAGTTAAACTTCGCACCAACTTATAAGTATGAGGCTAATTCAGATAAGTACTATGGAGAGGATCCAAAGATAGGAAGACGTGTACCATCATG GTGCGATCGCATTCTTTCTTACGGAAGCGGATTGAGATTGCTAAGTTATAGAAGagaagagattaaactgtcagaTCACAGGCCTGTAACTGCCACATACATGGCTGAGGTTGAGGTTTTCTCTCCAAGAAAGCTACAGAAGGCTTTAACTTTCACTGATGCAGAAATTGAAAATGCAGAAGTCTTCAACAATTTAGCTAATTGGAATATTTAA